A single Stutzerimonas stutzeri DNA region contains:
- a CDS encoding phosphoadenylyl-sulfate reductase codes for MSQTIDVAELASAYAGKSPQDILKLAFDLFGDDLWISFSGAEDVVLVDMAWKLNKNVKVFSLDTGRLHSETYRFIEQVREHYAIPIEIMTPDPALLQPMVNEKGLFSFYRDGHGECCGIRKIEPLRRKLSGVRAWATGQRRDQSPGTRSQVLVLEVDSAFSTPAHTLYKFNPLAQMTSEEVWAYIRMLELPYNSLHERGFISIGCEPCTRPVLPNQHEREGRWWWEESTQKECGLHAGNLIARA; via the coding sequence ATGAGCCAAACAATCGATGTAGCCGAGCTGGCGTCCGCCTATGCCGGTAAATCCCCACAAGATATCCTCAAGCTCGCCTTCGACCTGTTCGGAGACGACCTATGGATATCGTTCAGCGGCGCCGAGGACGTAGTGCTGGTGGACATGGCCTGGAAACTGAACAAGAACGTCAAAGTGTTCAGTCTCGATACCGGCCGCCTGCACAGTGAGACGTATCGCTTCATCGAGCAGGTTCGCGAGCACTACGCCATTCCCATCGAAATCATGACGCCGGACCCAGCCCTGCTGCAGCCGATGGTCAATGAGAAGGGTCTGTTCAGCTTCTACCGGGACGGCCACGGCGAATGCTGTGGCATCCGGAAGATCGAGCCTCTGCGCCGCAAGCTGTCGGGCGTCCGTGCCTGGGCAACCGGGCAGCGCCGCGATCAGAGCCCCGGCACCCGCAGCCAGGTATTGGTACTGGAAGTCGACAGCGCCTTTTCCACGCCAGCGCACACGTTGTATAAGTTCAACCCCCTTGCGCAGATGACCAGCGAGGAAGTCTGGGCCTATATCCGAATGCTCGAACTGCCTTACAACAGCCTGCACGAACGCGGCTTCATCAGCATCGGCTGCGAGCCTTGCACGCGCCCGGTGCTGCCGAACCAGCACGAGCGCGAGGGGCGCTGGTGGTGGGAAGAATCAACGCAGAAGGAATGCGGCCTGCACGCCGGCAATCTGATCGCCAGAGCCTGA
- the thrH gene encoding bifunctional phosphoserine phosphatase/homoserine phosphotransferase ThrH, which translates to MEIACLDLEGVLVPEIWIAFAEATGIESLRATTRDIPDYDVLMKQRLRILDEHGLKLSDIQAVIATLKPLDGAVAFVDWLRERFQVVILSDTFYEFSQPLMRQLGFPTLLCHRLITDESGRVVNYELRQKDPKRQSVIALKSLYYRVIAAGDSYNDTTMLAEAHAGILFHAPDNVIREFPQFPAVHTFEALKQEFLKASNRTLEL; encoded by the coding sequence GTGGAAATAGCCTGTCTCGACCTGGAAGGTGTCCTGGTTCCGGAAATCTGGATCGCCTTTGCCGAGGCCACTGGAATCGAATCGCTCCGGGCGACCACGCGGGACATTCCTGACTATGACGTGCTGATGAAGCAGCGCCTGCGTATCCTCGACGAGCACGGCCTCAAGCTGTCGGATATCCAGGCCGTCATTGCCACCCTGAAGCCGCTCGACGGCGCCGTGGCGTTCGTCGACTGGCTGCGTGAGCGGTTTCAGGTCGTCATTCTCTCAGACACCTTCTATGAATTCTCGCAGCCGCTCATGCGCCAGTTGGGATTCCCGACGCTGTTGTGCCACCGTCTGATCACCGACGAGTCGGGACGCGTCGTCAACTATGAGCTGCGCCAGAAAGACCCCAAGCGGCAGTCCGTGATCGCATTGAAGAGCCTGTACTACCGCGTGATTGCCGCTGGCGATTCGTACAACGACACCACCATGCTCGCCGAGGCGCATGCCGGTATCCTCTTCCACGCGCCCGACAACGTCATTCGTGAGTTCCCGCAGTTCCCGGCCGTGCACACCTTCGAGGCGCTCAAGCAGGAGTTCCTCAAGGCGTCGAATCGCACGCTCGAACTGTAA
- the pabB gene encoding aminodeoxychorismate synthase component I, producing the protein MPFCSVHALPYQPDPACWFERIRHAPGAVLFDSGRPIAERGRYDLLSAWPSERLEPGTTEAGTAFFARLRNALQTLGDAEAPAGLELPFTGGLLGFLSYDFGARLERLPANAAADLPLPTARFGLYAWALISDHHRQTTQLVFHPAMTAEDRTRLIHLFESPWQPRPLSFRLASRFAADLQRSDYQSAVERIQRYIQAGDCYQVNFAQRFRAPCAGDPWQAYRALRAACPTPYAGFMTLDDGAIVSLSPERFLRLANGIVETRPIKGTRPRRSDPRADQAEAQALLASEKDRAENLMIVDLLRNDLGRSCETGSVRVPELFSLESYPNVHHLVSSVSATLAAGKDALDLLAGSFPGGSITGAPKIRAMQVIDELEPTCRSIYCGSLLYLDVRGEMDSSIAIRTLLIQDDQATCWGGGGIVADSDWQAEYQETFDKVKVLMETLEQL; encoded by the coding sequence ATGCCTTTCTGCTCGGTACACGCCCTTCCCTATCAGCCTGACCCGGCGTGCTGGTTCGAGCGCATTCGCCATGCGCCCGGTGCGGTGTTGTTCGACTCCGGCCGTCCGATTGCCGAACGGGGGCGCTACGACCTGCTGAGCGCCTGGCCGAGTGAACGACTGGAGCCCGGCACGACCGAGGCCGGCACGGCCTTCTTCGCACGTCTTCGCAACGCTTTGCAGACACTCGGTGACGCCGAGGCCCCGGCCGGTCTGGAACTGCCGTTCACCGGCGGCCTGCTGGGTTTTCTCAGTTACGATTTCGGCGCACGGCTCGAACGCCTGCCTGCCAATGCCGCGGCGGACCTGCCACTGCCCACCGCCCGCTTCGGCCTGTATGCCTGGGCGTTGATCAGCGACCACCACCGGCAAACGACTCAGTTGGTCTTTCACCCCGCGATGACCGCTGAAGACCGGACTCGCCTGATCCACCTGTTCGAGTCGCCGTGGCAGCCAAGGCCGCTGTCGTTCAGGCTTGCGTCGCGATTTGCCGCCGACCTGCAACGCTCCGACTACCAAAGCGCCGTCGAGCGCATACAGCGCTATATCCAGGCCGGCGATTGCTACCAGGTGAATTTCGCGCAGCGCTTCCGTGCCCCATGTGCAGGAGACCCGTGGCAGGCCTATCGGGCGTTGCGCGCGGCATGCCCGACGCCCTACGCAGGTTTCATGACCCTGGACGATGGTGCAATCGTGAGCCTGTCACCGGAACGTTTTCTTCGTCTGGCCAACGGCATCGTGGAAACCCGTCCGATCAAGGGCACGCGCCCGCGCCGCAGCGATCCCCGGGCCGATCAGGCCGAGGCCCAGGCGCTGCTGGCCAGTGAAAAGGATCGCGCCGAGAACCTGATGATCGTCGACCTGCTGCGCAACGATCTTGGTCGCAGTTGCGAGACGGGGAGCGTCAGGGTACCGGAGCTGTTTTCACTGGAAAGCTACCCAAACGTGCACCATCTGGTGAGCAGTGTCAGCGCAACCCTGGCCGCCGGCAAGGATGCGCTGGACCTGCTGGCGGGCAGTTTTCCGGGCGGATCGATTACCGGCGCGCCGAAGATCCGTGCCATGCAAGTGATCGATGAGCTGGAACCCACTTGCCGCTCGATTTATTGCGGCTCGTTGCTGTACCTGGACGTACGCGGCGAAATGGACAGCTCCATTGCCATTCGCACGCTACTGATCCAAGACGATCAGGCGACGTGCTGGGGCGGCGGCGGGATCGTGGCGGATTCGGACTGGCAGGCCGAATATCAGGAAACCTTCGACAAGGTGAAGGTGCTGATGGAGACGCTGGAACAGCTATAG